Part of the Quercus robur chromosome 5, dhQueRobu3.1, whole genome shotgun sequence genome, taacgcaataggataacatttaacaataaaaaaaaaaaaaaacaaaacaaaaattgaatcacattaacctaaagtagattaaagaatataaaaaattatcaacctaaagcgaagatgcaagaaaaataaaaaataaaaatccactcaaaatttttttttttttgtgtgtgagagagagagagagggagagagaacccttttttttttttttttttttttttttttttttgtaagggaaaactatgcacaaaatgaaatagatagtggcaaatttatagtaagagagtgtgaataagaaaagacaaaaatagaggaagatgaaaggaaagatgaagaatgatattaatgtagagggtagtggggagatgagaaGGTGAGGGAAGGAGAAAAGTTAGAGAAGTagtggaaagatgaaaaggtaagggagggagaaaggttggagaaatgcaaatatgaaataaaaaaatatatatatcaaaaaaaattataagaaaatggaaagaaaaaagattatgACATGGACGCTGACGTAGCTTAACGTGAGCGCAGCAGTATTAAAcactacgcttcagcttttagtaatatatagattatttgTCGCCGAGATGTATAGGGCTATGGAATTATGTAACATTTTAAACATTGATGAATGAGAGAGAGGGTTTATAAGCCCTAACCCTGTAAGTCCACACATGTGTAGAGTAAATCGTTCAACATTTATGGCACAAACCCATTTTTGACATATTGGTCCTAGTATCATAGGCGACCAAAGGGCCGCCTCCTAGTTACTAGATCAACATGCTACAATAATTCCATAAACACTTAGCAAAAATATGACAAACAAATAAAGTAGCCATTTGTTCAGATTTGATAATACCATTACCTTGACTACTAATGTTTCTACAAAACAAGCTAATAAGAGTGGGGGAAGGGACCGCTTTTAAGACTACTAAGGTCTTTCTTTCCTCCTTTTATTAGAGTATAGGTCTTTCCCTCTTCTCTTCCACGTGTGTATTGAATGATGGAATTTATGTGTAAACCATGAAAGGAACAAATGCATAAGgtcatctaaaatttaaagtgTGTTTGACATTAGTTTTTAACTTTcatagacaatttttttaaactttactttttctactttttctcACTTATTTCAAgatacaagtatactttagtatattttcaaaaaaaaaaattttaagaaaaatttaggtAAACTGTTTCCAAAACGACATTTAGTGTAGCATACATAGTTAAGAAATTGGAATTCATatacacaatttatttattattattattattatttttttttttttttgagaaagaattcATATACACAATTTAAACTTGATGTCCGGTGATTGTCACATGATACACTGTCGTAGATTCCAAACTTTTACTTTTTGTGTGGGATTGGAATTCAATGCCGACTCCAAACTTACTAGACAATTAAACAATGAATTATTGATCAAGAATAAGGTTGGTAGTGTTTTCCAAGCTTTCTTTTCAAGCTACGTGCATGATTTATTCTTGcaaattttgatgcaaaatataatttttttcatagtaCACGCTGGCAAATAAAATTTGACCTTATCAAATGTGTGTAAATGGTGACCTAATTAAAAGTTTGACCTTATCAAAAGTGTGTAAATGGTGACCTAATCAAAAGTtcactgattttttttcctgattgCTGATATGCTAAGATCTAAGGCATTTTGAACTCCTAACTTTCTTTTGAATCCCATATCATTTGGCCAGTAagctttatatatttatatatatatatatatatatatatattttaatgttaAATTTCAACCAATAAGCACTTGATTCCTATTTTGGTCCGATAAGTAATGACATGGGCGGAGCCAGGGAATCGAGAGGGGGCAACTAACTAATCCTAAAATGTCTTTTGCTACTTAAGAATGACCAGTAGTTTTAAAACTTGCCCCTTCTGgcacaagaaaaaaataaaaataaaaaccattgtCACTATAACTACTCCTGACTTCAGTTACGTTGGAAACAAAGTTTATCCCATTTAAAACCAGTGTGGCaattcttctataaaaaaaattattgaaagaaaaaagctTTGGTAACTGAAAAATAAGCACCAAACTCACTTTATTAGACTTTAGCCACTGTCACAGGTTTTTTCCACGCCACTGTCACAGGTTTTTTCCACACCACTGGTACTACTCTCACTGTAGTTTTTCACCATTGAGAAGAACATAGAAAGAAATGCTGACTCCCACAGATTTGTTAAAAGCTTTCAAGGCACTGAGATTATACAACTTTACATGTATATTGTTATACTCTGAAATCTGAATActtttagtttgatttatttctcAAATTTATTTGAAGGAATCAAATtagatatataaattttatgcatttagattaaaattttactttgatTGTTAGTAGCTATAAATTggttaatttagaattttttttttttttaactaaatgaaaagtatatttttagttaattgAGATTATTGAGTAGATTTTATAATTCTTTAAAAAGTATCTAattattatatgtgtgtgaagtttcctcctagagacttgaacctcggCCCTTATTCTCTataccccacaagcacttatacttatggagtgaccatcgtaCTAATGGTGTGCGGTGATGATAGAAATTAAGTTTGAAGATGGAGTTGTTTACAATGGTTCATTTATTATAACattaatatcaatatatatatatatatatatatatttattttataatgttcACAATGGCTACTGTGAATCTCCAAGACTATCTGACTCTATATCCTTTATATTCAGGTAAGAAAATAGCTTAACTTGATTTTAACGGGTTCTATAGGCTATGCTCTTCTGTCTAGTTGTTTCATAACGTGACAAGAAAAATTGCCGATTTTTCTGTGTGTTTATATAATgtcttcttattattatatcacttttttttttctttttttctttttttctttttttgtgttaagGTACAAATTAAATGATTCTTTAATATTGAGCCATGGGATATTTTGTATACTGGGCattctgcttttatatatgaGTAAAGATTGTTGCTTTTATATTGATAGGAGGTTATTAACAATACTTTTAGAAGCTTGAAGAATAGACAAGGGGGAAGGGTGCAAGTTGTAGGGTTAGCaacatattaatatatatatttttaactatttgaaaacaaaatgaGACAATAGTTAGATCTTCAATACAATACAGTTGTTtgcagtggcggagccaggattTTAGGTTAGGGGGGGCAAGATCAAAAGAGAGTAAAATTAAttcgaaaaaattttaattgatattaataaaaaaaataaataaacaactatatGCAAATGTAATTGTcatatacaattaaaatttgggtttgtaaaaaatatttgggtctGAGACTGAAAAATGCTagtgaggaaagaaaaaattgctaTATGTAACAAAGGTGCTATGAGTAGTTCTAGaccataaattatttcacaatatttttgccAAAACTTTGATATGGCAAACTGTGAGTGATTAACAAATACTAACACAtaaactcacaatttttttttttaacaatcatACTCTGCCATGCAACAGTTATgataaaaagttgtgaaaaattttgtggtCCTCAATTTTTTTGAGGTGCTATAATGACTAGTGAGTgagagtagttttttttttcataattctgTTCAACAAAATAGTGGTGGAGAAGTAGGAAATTGTTTTCCTACAGTGAACTAATACATAGTACAAGTacaatatgtatttaaaaaagttgATTGTCCTTGTGTATGCAAATAAGACCTTATACTATATATTACTTGAGAATTTTTGGGGCATCAGGGGGGGCATTTGACCCCCCTCGCCCCCCCTTCCCTCCGCCCCTGGTTGTTTGTATTGTCAAGATAGTCACATGATTGGATCAATAACCTtaatttcttcctctttttattTCTCCATCCTCTTTCCCTTGTGTTAATGTGAGCTTATGTTAGTAGGttaaaaattagagaaagtCTAAGAACACAATTTTTTATCATAACTATGAGGTAGTCGATTAGCCCATTACTCGCCCAACACACGTAGAGGAAGAGTTGATTAGTACTACCATGGGAGAATCAAACACCTTAGGATGGACTGAGAAAACTCAATGGCTTTGGGAAATTTTTGGGCACTTCTTATAAAGATAGGTAATGGGCTTACTTAAGGCCATAGAAACTAAAAGGCATAGAGGTCAACTGAAGAGAGTGATCATAAGAAAATGATGAAGTCAGGGATGAAGGGTAGTAAGAAATGATGAGCATTACAATCAATCTAGACTTGAAAAACAAAGAGGTAGCATTTCAATCTCCAAATGGACCTCTGTCTCATATTCCAAATCACAACAACAGTAGCTAGTATCGACTAATCAATACTTGAAAGTataaacaccccccccccccccaatgaAGCACAGGTGCAAATTCGAATTTAGATACGGGTGTGAGTGTGGGACTCGGGGTGcagcgattaaaaaattattaaaaatatttttattcttattttctatatattgctaagcatattttttttatataatggtaaacatataccaatttaagagtaatggtaaacatatattaataaatttaaaagcatatatatatatatatatatatattataatgtttACACAACCCCAATTTTAGCCCaataacatatttataatattaaattattttccttaaaaaaaaaaaaagtaatgaggtGATAAAATCAAAgtattaaagaataataaaaactaaaggGTAAAGAtgataaaatcaaagaatcaaaaCCTATATTTTTACTGTTTTCACAAGTTCTCCCTTATACCAATACACCTATTCAAAAATCTATCCACAGTCTACAACTTTCTACCTTGCTCTCCCTATCACAGATTCAAGTAAGTGCACATGAAGCAGGTGTCCTtatctcttcttccttctctctctctctctctctctctctctctctctcttttcctcacaAGGCCACATGAAGCAGAAGAATGAAGGCTGGCCGTTTTCGCTAGAATCGGTGCGAACCAGCTTGGTTCAGCACAAATTGGCGGGAATCAGtgcaaatacaaatacaaaaaaaaaaaaaaaaagaaaaagaaaaaaaagagagagacaagaCACTGCATGGACGTGCGGTCAGCTGCGTCGCACACTACATGCCGCGTTAGTGCACATCGGGTGCTGGTGCAGCGGCCCTGGAGCTACACCCGTGCTCTCTAGCAGCCCCCACAACAATTCTCCATAATAAGACCTTCAGCCTTTCATGAATTTTGCTTTTCCATGGCGTTTCCCACAAACATTACTCTGATAGGAAATCTTTGAGCTTGATCAAGCGAGGATTACGACAGTAAGCATgttgagaaaaaagagaagatggCATCAGTGCCTACTAAAAGTTTCAGATATAAATTTTGATCActtaaaatctcaaactttCTTAAgtgaaaaatttaaatattagacTACCTGtaacttatttacaaaatataatcatggccaggggcgtagccaggaatACATACTTGGGGGGGCCGGGTTGTAACAGAGATataccaaatataatttttaagtctattggatacaaaattatcaactttaatatattattatatacttgaacatgttgggaattcaaccgaaatttcaaacttgtgagaaacaaaaaaatagagaaaacaaaacgccaaaagtaaaacaatcacacgcacaagacagtatttacgtgTTTCGGCAATTTGCACGTCCACAGAGTTGCAGGAATTTCActatcatcaaaaaaaaaattacaatgtgcggctacaatgtttttctttctcaaaaacaacaacaagacAAAACcccaatcaccaaaaaaaaacagcTTTTATATCCTGCgcacaggattcacaatgggttacaaaacgggccaaaaaatttttgtcaGCCCAAGCCttcgctccatggactaagcctcagtaaatctcccattaTTCGGGTCAGATCGGGTCATCAACCGAATCAAATCATGCCTGACGACgatttttcatggaataaaaTTCATCAATTATCATCTCTATAGTGAAATTCCCtacaatttccttctctatATAAACTATCATATTATCTGCCAAAAACTCATCCTCCATTCTATTGCGAAGTCTTGTTTTTAACAACTTCATAGCTGAGAAAGCTCGTTCTGTAGTTGCTGTAGAAACTGGAAGGGTCAACACAAGACGAATAAGtctatcaatcaaaaaatatattttagactTTCCTGAAATTTTTAATCCCCTACATAGCTCGGAAATTGTACTCATTCTAAAAATCTGGATGTTTTATCACATCAAGCTCATAATGTCGCAATTAAGACTCCAAAAGTTCTTGTTCATGTTCAGTGAAATCTTGAGGATAATATTTCTTAACCAAATTGCATATATCAACAATCTTGAATAATCTAAAAGCATCCTTGGGATTTAAAGCTGAACTAAGAATGACAAGTTCCGTTGTTAGCTCACAAAATCTACTTTTCAATTCTTGCAATTGAAAGTCTATTGCAACTGTAAATATGCCAATTCTAAAATGATGTTCCATTGTTAAATCGTCATCTTGACGATGATATCTACATCAACCTTTAGTGTAACGAGCATTCATATCAGGAATATCAATTTCATGTTGCTCACAAAATGATATAACACTAGCAAGTAAAGGCTCCCATCCATCATATCTCAACTTTTGAATAAGTGATTTTGTAGTTGAAACTAAATGCATGGCATGTAAAAGGTCTTGAGATTGTTGttgcaaagcttgacaaagAACATTAGTAATTCCCATTATCTCTTTCATCAAatgcaagattaaaataaattcaaatgatgtTAATACCTGATAAGCTCCCTCGGCATCACCGCGTTGTTTATAATTAGCCCCTTCCTCAGAAATAGTGTTGATAACTTTGCAAGTAGCATCAAACATTTTAATCAAACTacaaatagattgaaaatgaGATCCCCACCTAGTATCTCCAGCTCGTTGCAAAGTACCAATCTGGTTTGCACCTCTTCCAGTCTCAATTTCATTAGAAGCAATCATATTCTCAACTTGTTCTGCTTGAGCATGTTGCAATTCATCATTACGCTTACTAGAACCAACAACAATATTGATAATATTGACCAAATGATCAAAGAATTGATGAACATCTTTTACTTCTCTAGATGTTGTAACTAGAGCTAATTGCAACCTATGAGCCATACAATGTACATAATAAGCATATGAGCaatctttaagaaaaagagCTTGTAATCCATTCCATTCACCACGCATGTTACTAGCCTCATCATATCCTTGACCTCGAATATTTTCAATGTGGAGGTTATAACGAGAAAGGACAGCACATATCTCATTCTTTAAAGTCAATGCAGTAGTGTCTCTAACATGCACAACATGAAAAAAATGCTCTTTAATAAAACCTTCTTTATCA contains:
- the LOC126727861 gene encoding uncharacterized protein LOC126727861, whose protein sequence is MNCPLIRHEGKEPNSPHKNAVKCCEDLQNYSRHIDKLIEKQTSKELENNRLRLKTSIECARWLAFQACAFRGHDESLDSKNRGNFIELIKLTSTFNDKVASVVLENAPGNAKYTSPTIQKEILHILANNVRNAIREEIGDAKFCILVDEARDESKREQMAIILRFVDKEGFIKEHFFHVVHVRDTTALTLKNEICAVLSRYNLHIENIRGQGYDEASNMRGEWNGLQALFLKDCSYAYYVHCMAHRLQLALVTTSREVKDVHQFFDHLVNIINIVVGSSKRNDELQHAQAEQVENMIASNEIETGRGANQIGTLQRAGDTRWGSHFQSICSLIKMFDATCKVINTISEEGANYKQRGDAEGAYQVLTSFEFILILHLMKEIMGITNVLCQALQQQSQDLLHAMHLVSTTKSLIQKLRYDGWEPLLASVISFCEQHEIDIPDMNARYTKG